Proteins encoded together in one Bactrocera neohumeralis isolate Rockhampton chromosome 4, APGP_CSIRO_Bneo_wtdbg2-racon-allhic-juicebox.fasta_v2, whole genome shotgun sequence window:
- the LOC126754773 gene encoding GTPase-GDP dissociation stimulator vimar, with product MASEIDDLIEKLKSTSVSAENTTSESNSNTNSLLTQISATKDPKLFDKHELADLFMALAQSEELNIRKEAAKCIAEITKSEVQRKKFTKRDIIEVFLQCLRELPADANLELPIQICRALGNICYLNDEARDLILELHGDEVLVRLLDITQVDDTENALQFIKVRGGLLSNYLLGGEGLAKRALELEIMQKLQQIITIGMGNVEEREDLLLNTLPLLSILTENAPDLNFDANLNIQLSHILAASTNPDLAEMCLELLHYQAENDDVKLLLAKDGLCETIYNLLEKYKTLASTSEARALMKLACELIVLILTGDESMHYLYSTPLLKSMEDWLDSEDIDLLTTGVLALGNFARTDSHCIYMVENKIMNKLLDVLAKNNGVKDDVRLQHALLSALRNLVIPKPNKNAVIQAGLVETILPMLEIHQPPVVFKLLGTLRMTVDGQEKLALELLRNKTLIEQLVHWSKSSDYAGVTGESLRLMAWLIKHAYLGRIAYALPRKGDAPVEHFADKLPPEDYDRSSLQAFIAIEGTVEAMINMLTSQHLVMQNEALIALCILSVVYLTNSAAAKSDDVNLAEIYIKYEVGKKLAELIRKSSDTMTKEIVENLQNFNNLLRTSGKLVTHLEENNINELLKSIPILTEYCTL from the exons GTGAAATCGATGATTTAATAGAGAAACTGAAATCGACCTCGGTGAGTGCGGAGAACACGACCAGCGAAAGCAATAGCAACACCAACAGCCTACTCACCCAAATATCCGCTACGAAAGATCCCAAACTCTTCGACAAACATGAATTGGCCGATCTCTTTATGGCCTTGGCACAATCAGAGGAATTGAACATACGCAAAGAGGCAGCCAAATGCATTGCCGAAATCACAAAATCCGAAGTGCAACGCAAGAAATTCACAAAACGTGACATTATCGAAGTGTTTCTGCAATGTCTGCGCGAGCTGCCGGCCGATGCGAATTTGGAGTTGCCCATACAAATATGCCGAGCGCTCGGCAATATCTGCTACTTGAACGATGAGGCGCGCGATCTCATACTCGAGTTGCATGGCGATGAGGTGCTCGTGCGTCTGCTCGACATAACGCAAGTCGACGACACGGAGAACGCATTGCAGTTTATTAAAGTGCGCGGCGGTTTGCTTTCGAATTATTTACTGGGTGGCGAGGGTTTGGCTAAACGTGCCCTGGAGTTGGAAATTATGCAAAAGCTACAACAGATCATTACAATCGGCATGGGTAATGTTGAGGAGCGTGAGGATCTGCTATTGAATACTCTACCGCTGTTGAGCATACTAACGGAAAATGCGCCCGATTTGAATTTCGATGCGAATCTCAACATACAGTTGTCGCATATTTTGGCTGCCTCCACAAATCCCGATTTAGCGGAAATGTGCCTTGAATTGTTGCATTATCAGGCGGAAAATGATGATGTGAAATTGCTGCTGGCAAAGGATGGCCTCTGTGAGACGATCTATAATCTGCTTGAGAAATATAAGACTTTGGCGAGTACCAGTGAGGCGCGTGCGCTCATGAAGCTGGCATGCGAATTGATTGTATTAATACTCACGGGAG ACGAATCTATGCATTATCTTTACTCGACGCCACTGCTAAAGAGCATGGAGGACTGGCTCGACTCGGAGGATATCGATCTGCTCACCACCGGTGTGCTTGCGCTGGGCAATTTCGCGCGCACAGACAGTCATTGCATTTATATGGTGGAAAATAAGATTATGAACAAATTACTCGATGTCTTGGCCAAAAATAATGGCGTAAAAGACGATGTGCGTCTGCAGCATGCACTGCTGAGCGCATTGCGTAATCTTGTCATACCGAAGCCAAACAAAAatgctgtcatacaagctggaCTTGTAGAAACCATACTGCCAATGCTGGAGATACATCAGCCGCCGGTCGTCTTCAAGCTGTTGGGTACTTTGCGCATGACAGTAGATGGTCAAG AAAAATTGGCACTGGAACTGCTACGCAATAAGACACTTATCGAACAACTTGTACACTGGAGCAAATCTTCCGACTATGCTGGCGTCACAGGCGAATCGCTGAGGCTAATGGCTTGGCTAATCAAGCACGCCTATTTGGGTCGCATCGCCTACGCCTTGCCACGCAAAGGCGATGCACCGGTTGAACATTTCGCCGACAAGCTGCCGCCGGAGGATTACGATCGCAGCAGCTTGCAAGCGTTCATCGCCATTGAAGGCACCGTCGAGGCTATGATCAACATGTTGACATCGCAACATTTAGTCATGCAAAACGAAGCGCTAATTGCCTTATGTATATTGTCTGTCGTGTATTTGACGAATAGCGCTGCCGCCAAGAGTGATGATGTGAATCTGGCCgagatttatattaaatatgaagTTGGTAAGAAATTGGCGGAATTAATACGTAAATCATCGGACACAATGACAAAGGAGATTgtggaaaatttgcaaaactttaATAATCTACTGCGCACTTCCGGCAAATTGGTGACGCATCTGGAGGAGAACAATATCAATGAGTTGTTGAAGTCGATACCGATACTAACCGAGTACTGCACACTCTAA
- the LOC126754770 gene encoding protein transport protein Sec24A → MKMSGYANTNYGPPPMGQTNLVNGLPATQQQQQTAQGVAGAPPSPFSANHQQQIQQQQQQILQQKQPQQQQLLSQPVPTLQSNMSKFLPPTSNSASSAALNGPTRPPSATAQAAASNLPPHMRPPGMNGPQGAMPLTNGGGGSGDLSTNSSRTASPSLAQQAQFGGYNAKPPLSQAPSGNVTASNPQYSSASATALSGSMQNLSINRTNGAAPANMPPPTNMQQQLQPSLPPNQTQQQQTPFPSNYQANFRTNAMNAPTPLSAQPPTSQANVPPPHSTAPYAGGKPLQPPTPYTNTSFSQTTPTQTLNSTAGAQPQPPTSQLPASSAAMFGTSRSQPILANAPPSAHPQPPQAATLTNANYAPSTAIGGMQSPLPPTSAAATALQQNQLNNNTQQQTSTLRKPMYPSGPPPTLATTPQQQPQQPYAPVYQPQPGLFNGQPSTAPLQYQSQPYMQQPQPVHQQQFPQPQQQHHQQQQQQNFPIPSGGAYNQQMSVTQAGFSRLWGQDTIDLTQNRHILSPATVTPPRIVLNNQFHESINCNPNIMRSTIAKIPESNALLQKSRLPLGILIHPFRDINSLPVIQCPNIVRCRLCRTYINPFVYFVDSKMWKCNLCYRVNELPEDFQYDPATKTYGDVMRRPEVRSSTIEFIAPSEYMLRPPQPAIYLFLFDVSIIAQQSGYLENICATLSKHLDDMPGDARTQIGFIAYNSHVHFYSMAEGYNQPHELTLLDIDDPFLPRPDNLLVNLKECKELVKDLLTQLPKRFADTHDPGSALGSALQVAYKLMQASGGRVTVFQTCLPNKGPGSLEPREDPNNRSAKDVAHLNPATDFYKRFALECSGYQIAVDLFLLNQQYSDMATISGISKYSGGCVHHFPLYQKTKPQIVDSVRQCFKRYLVRKIGFEAVMRIRCTRGLQVHTFHGNFFVRSTDLLSLPNVNPDAGYGMQISYEESLSEAKTVCFQAALLYTNSEGERRIRVHTMCLPVTGSLPEVMHAADTEAIIGLLSKMAVDRSLTSNVADAREAFINATVDIFNAFKIAQNLPSGQSGQLIAPRSLALMPLYISALLKHPAFRVGTSTRLDDRVYAMDCMKTLPLDQLMKFIYPEFYLIDALFYPNANALEDDEEEDLPELPRLQLSAEFLDSRSIFLLDCGNLIIIYVGLNVPVNVLEGVFGVKATAELPDYLYGLPNVTSPANDILKRFILRLNDDKPYPPMVQIIRDTSTAKPQFIEKLVDDRSESSLSYYEFLQHIRTQVK, encoded by the exons ATGAAAATGTCTGGCTATGCGAATACTAATTACGGCCCTCCGCCCATGGGGCAAACAAATTTGGTGAATGGCTTACCAGCcacacaacagcagcagcaaacagCCCAAGGAGTTGCCGGCGCACCACCATCACCATTCTCTGCAAACCATCAACAGCAAattcagcagcaacaacaacaaatacttcAACagaaacaaccacaacaacagcaattattGTCGCAGCCGGTTCCAACATTGCAAAGTAATATGAGTAAATTTTTGCCACCAACGTCAAATTCAGCGTCATCAGCAGCACTTAATGGACCAACGAGACCACCATCAGCAACAGCGCAAGCAGCAGCTAGTAATTTGCCGCCACATATGCGACCGCCTGGCATGAATGGCCCACAGGGAGCTATGCCCTTGACCAATGGTGGAGGCGGTAGCGGTGATTTGAGTACGAACTCGTCGCGCACAGCATCACCTTCACTGGCGCAGCAAGCACAGTTTGGCGGCTATAACGCCAAACCGCCACTCAGTCAAGCGCCTAGTGGCAATGTGactgcaagtaatccacaataCTCGTCAGCAAGCGCTACAGCTTTGTCGGGCAGTATGCAAAACTTAAGTATTAATCGCACCAATGGCGCAGCGCCGGCGAACATGCCACCTCCAACGAATATGCAGCAACAACTTCAACCGTCGTTACCGCCAAATCAGACGCAGCAACAGCAAACGCCGTTCCCAAGCAATTACCAG gcCAATTTCCGTACGAATGCCATGAATGCACCCACACCTTTGTCAGCGCAGCCACCAACTTCGCAAGCTAACGTTCCGCCACCGCACTCGACTGCCCCTTATGCTGGCGGCAAACCCTTGCAGCCGCCAACACCATACACGAATACATCGTTCAGCCAAACAACACCAACGCAAACTTTGAACTCTACAGCGGGTGCACAGCCACAGCCACCAACGTCGCAACTACCAGCCAGCAGTGCGGCTATGTTCGGAACATCGCGTTCGCAGCCTATTTTGGCAAATGCGCCACCAAGTGCACATCCACAGCCGCCACAGGCAGCGACTCTTACGAATGCCAATTACGCGCCAAGCACTGCAATTGGTGGCATGCAGTCACCACTACCGCCCACAAGTGCTGCCGCAACAGCGCTGCAACAAAATCAGTTGAATAACAATACCCAACAACAAACGTCGACTTTACGAAAACCGATGTATCCTTCTGGACCGCCACCAACGCTAGCGACTACACCGCAACAGCAGCCACAACAGCCCTATGCGCCAGTGTATCAGCCACAGCCGGGTCTATTCAATGGACAGCCTAGCACTGCACCATTACAATATCAATCACAGCCTTATATGCAGCAACCGCAGCCAGTGCATCAGCAGCAATTCCCTCAGCCCCAACAACAGCaccatcagcagcagcaacaacaaaactttcCTATACCAAGCGGTGGCGCATATAATCAGCAAATGAGTGTCACACAGGCGGGTTTCAGTCGGCTATGGGGTCAAGATACAATTGATTTAACGCAAAATCGTCATATTTTGTCGCCTGCCACTGTAACACCTCCCCGCATTGTACTCAACAATCAATTCCACGAATCGATTAATTGCAATCCAAA CATAATGCGTAGTACTATTGCCAAAATACCAGAAAGCAATGCCTTGCTACAAAAGTCTCGTTTGCCATTGGGCATTTTGATACATCCATTCCGTGATATTAAT AGTTTACCAGTAATTCAGTGTCCCAACATTGTGCGCTGTCGTTTGTGTCGCACGTACATAAATCCCTTTGTATATTTCGTCGACAGTAAAATGTGGAAATGTAATCTTTGCTATCGGGTCAATGAAT TGCCCGAAGATTTTCAATATGATCCAGCAACGAAAACATATGGTGATGTAATGCGTCGTCCGGAAGTGCGTTCGAGCACTATTGAATTTATTGCGCCTTCTGAGTATATG TTACGCCCACCGCAACCCGCCATCTATTTGTTCCTGTTCGATGTTTCCATTATTGCCCAACAAAGCGGTTATCTGGAGAATATTTGCGCCACACTGAGTAAGCATTTGGACGATATGCCGGGTGATGCACGCACACAAATCGGCTTTATTGCATACAACAGTCACGTGCATTTCTACAGCATGGCCGAGGGCTATAATCAGCCACACGAACTGACGTTGCTCGATATAGATG atccATTTCTGCCGCGACCTGACAATCTGTTGGTCAATTTGAAGGAGTGCAAGGAATTAGTAAAAGATTTACTAACACAACTGCCTAAGCGTTTTGCCGACACACACGATCCGGGTTCAGCACTCGGCTCTGCTCTGCAGGTTGCTTATAAGCTGATG CAAGCATCGGGCGGTCGTGTGACTGTTTTCCAAACGTGCCTTCCTAATAAAGGACCCGGTTCGCTGGAACCGCGGGAAGATCCCAATAATCGATCCGCCAAGGATGTGGCTCATCTAAATCCAGCAACAGATTTCTATAAGCGCTTTGCCTTGGAATGTTCGGGCTACCAAATTGCAGTGGATTTGTTTTTACTGAATCAACAGTATAGTGATATGGCAACGATAT CGGGCATCAGCAAATATAGTGGCGGCTGCGTACATCACTTCCCGCTCTATCAGAAAACGAAGCCGCAAATTGTGGACTCAGTGAGGCAATGCTTCAAACGCTATCTGGTGCGCAAGATAGGCTTTGAAGCAGTGATGCGTATACGCTGTACGCGTGGCCTACAGGTGCACACATTCCATGGCAATTTCTTCGTACGTTCAACCGATTTACTTTCATTGCCGAATGTCAATCCAGATGCCGGCTATGGCATGCAG ATTTCGTACGAGGAGTCGTTGAGTGAAGCGAAAACGGTCTGCTTCCAAGCAGCGCTGCTGTACACGAACAGTGAGGGTGAACGTCGCATACGTGTCCATACAATGTGCTTACCCGTAACCGGCTCACTGCCCGAAGTTATGCATGCCGCCGATACGGAAGCCATAATTGGTTTGCTTTCGAAAATGGCAGTTGATCGGTCGCTGACGTCGAATGTTGCCGATGCGCGCGAGGCATTCATCAACGCAACTGTAGATATATTTAATGCAtttaaaattgcacaaaatCTACCCTCCGGCCAGAGTGGTCAATTGATTGCGCCGCGCAGTTTGGCACTGATGCCATTATATATATCGGCGTTACTCAAGCAC CCGGCTTTCCGCGTCGGCACCAGCACCCGTCTAGATGATCGCGTATATGCGATGGATTGCATGAAAACTTTGCCATTGGATCAGTTGATGAAATTCATTTATccagaattttatttaatcgaCGCACTGTTCTATCCGAATGCGAATGCTTTAGAAGATGACGAGGAGGAAGATTTACCGGAATTGCCGCGTTTGCAGCTATCGGCTGAATT CTTGGATTCgcgttcaatatttttgttggaTTGCGGTAATCTAATTATCATCTATGTTGGCCTTAACGTGCCCGTCAATGTGCTGGAAGGTGTATTTG gtGTTAAAGCTACCGCAGAATTGCCCGACTATTTGTATGGCTTGCCGAATGTGACTAGTCCGGCCAACGATATATTAAAACGATTTATATTGCGTCTGAATGATGACAAACCGTATCCGCCAATGGTACAGATTATAAG GGATACAAGTACGGCCAAGCCACAGTTTATTGAGAAATTAGTCGATGATCGTAGTGAATCTAGTTTATCGTATTATGAATTTTTGCAACATATACGGACTCAGGTTAAATAG